The following proteins come from a genomic window of Candidatus Bipolaricaulis sibiricus:
- a CDS encoding DNA internalization-related competence protein ComEC/Rec2, whose amino-acid sequence MGRALLPGLGAALGFGIAFGYLLTPGLSAMAAAGGALIVAAARRSPIALWVAACALGAGLAVPETLPSHYAFQLPNLREVTGRVLDIPEPRTKNVSFTLSVDTLGVDLLAYVPRHPAVGPGDQVKVIGRWGLPQPEGWRAGLARRGIHGLFWADEVEVLAPGPPSLARWASHVRQTLLSHLYRVAPEGTERASPALDLLAALLLGARGMFPSEEQQAFRTAGVAHVLALSGLHVGILVAGGWWLLGLVRVRPAWRYLVLVPAVGFYVLVGGARVSLIRAAIMFAVLGLFWLLLERGWVLRRWLDPVQGLALAATVVLLVWPWSALDTGFQLSFLATGGIVVLLPGWTGSDLRRRLPGWTRRAADLLAVTLCAQAGAVPVIGTVFGHVSPYGILANVVLVPWTGLLLWGGILVIALAALPISLPLTFLVEAVLVGPYLAIVQWVSGLPGASLVVGPGFGAWCLLAALGILLLRVIAEEPGSPCASPSRCRGPRGEDPLRAKRVAPRSPSVG is encoded by the coding sequence GTGGGACGAGCTCTTCTCCCCGGACTCGGGGCGGCGCTCGGGTTCGGGATCGCGTTCGGCTACCTTCTCACCCCCGGCCTCTCTGCGATGGCTGCAGCGGGAGGGGCCCTGATCGTCGCGGCAGCGCGGCGATCCCCCATCGCCCTGTGGGTGGCAGCGTGTGCGCTTGGCGCCGGTCTTGCCGTTCCAGAGACCCTTCCTTCCCACTACGCCTTCCAGCTCCCCAACCTCCGCGAGGTTACGGGCCGGGTTCTCGACATCCCCGAGCCACGCACGAAGAACGTCTCGTTCACCCTCTCCGTGGACACCCTTGGGGTGGACCTGCTGGCGTACGTCCCCCGTCATCCAGCAGTCGGACCTGGGGACCAGGTAAAGGTCATCGGCCGATGGGGACTGCCTCAGCCGGAAGGATGGCGGGCGGGTCTGGCCCGCCGCGGGATCCACGGGCTGTTCTGGGCAGACGAGGTTGAGGTTCTTGCACCGGGTCCGCCCTCGCTCGCCCGCTGGGCGTCCCACGTTCGACAGACCCTGCTTAGTCACCTGTACCGGGTGGCCCCAGAGGGGACCGAGCGTGCTTCCCCCGCACTGGACCTGCTTGCTGCGCTGCTCCTCGGAGCGCGGGGCATGTTCCCAAGCGAGGAACAACAGGCGTTCCGGACAGCTGGTGTGGCCCACGTCCTCGCTCTGTCCGGCCTTCACGTCGGGATACTCGTCGCCGGTGGATGGTGGCTCCTCGGCCTGGTGAGAGTACGCCCAGCGTGGCGGTACCTCGTCCTGGTCCCAGCGGTCGGGTTCTACGTGCTCGTCGGTGGAGCACGGGTATCGCTGATCCGGGCAGCGATCATGTTCGCAGTGCTTGGCTTGTTCTGGCTTCTGCTGGAGCGAGGGTGGGTTCTGCGTAGATGGCTCGATCCTGTCCAGGGGCTTGCGCTGGCGGCAACCGTCGTCCTCCTCGTCTGGCCATGGTCCGCTCTCGACACAGGTTTTCAGCTGTCGTTCCTTGCCACAGGGGGGATCGTCGTACTCCTTCCCGGTTGGACGGGGTCCGACCTGCGCCGCCGCCTTCCGGGTTGGACCCGAAGGGCTGCGGACCTTCTCGCGGTGACCCTGTGTGCCCAGGCGGGGGCCGTTCCCGTCATCGGGACCGTCTTCGGCCACGTGTCGCCGTACGGGATCCTGGCAAACGTCGTCCTCGTCCCGTGGACCGGCCTCCTCCTCTGGGGCGGGATTCTCGTCATCGCGCTTGCCGCGCTCCCGATCTCGCTTCCACTGACGTTCCTCGTCGAGGCCGTGCTCGTCGGTCCCTACTTGGCCATCGTCCAATGGGTGTCGGGGCTCCCCGGGGCCTCGCTCGTCGTCGGTCCGGGGTTTGGCGCGTGGTGCCTGTTGGCCGCGCTGGGCATTCTGCTCCTGCGTGTGATCGCGGAGGAGCCCGGTAGCCCGTGTGCGAGCCCGTCGCGTTGCCGCGGGCCGCGCGGAGAAGACCCACTCCGTGCGAAACGCGTGGCACCTCGTTCGCCCTCGGTGGGTTGA
- a CDS encoding Alkaline phosphatase: protein MRKTLLFVVWCALALTAWAAPQRLAFILDASDSMNIGLDGGPTRFAWAKEALTLVLDDLSDETSFAVAVFGHRIPKTQEPATCRDIELIASLGTYGAVDRAVLKATIANLVAMGKTPLAESLRFIAGRVPAPARIVLLTDGGETCGGDPVAEARRLCALGYTVDVVGLALTPADEQALRAIAAAGCGQFIVVAEPKDLVPLFREFVIPTPPIPAPTIPHCLATYKVDPAIVALLLKHLPYAPCTDPMWHVILCFLEQNPPAKIIVGTEGDDVLFGTPGNDLILGLGGDDQIFGFAGNDLLIGGPGNDLIQGGDGDDLILGGPGNDLLFGGAGDDMIYGEDGDDRIEGEAGNDKLFGGPGNDIILGGPGCNVIDGGPGKNFIYDEGTCAPRPLAPDCTPVCAPPVPATPKPTISPTCQVAPEIKTVVEGGSIVLRAIVHDPDGDPVRVTWSAPKGHFSDPHAFEPTYYAPWVKSCDGERIEITLTAVDACGAQAVDKLVLHVLNVNHPPVVDAGPDLAVDEGGKIRLLASACDPDDDALSFLWTIGCGRGSLDNPRALQPIYTAPLTSRCEGETVELTLTVTDACGAVAQDTVRIHVRNLNKPPWADAGPDLQVPEKAQIMILGQAGDPDGEKLTVTWWASAGTLLNADTLCPIFVAPEVEGCDHMLVTVTLCVMDPCGAVAQDSLVIKVLNVNRPPQVKADP, encoded by the coding sequence ATGAGGAAAACCCTGTTGTTCGTGGTATGGTGTGCCCTCGCTCTGACGGCGTGGGCGGCCCCGCAGCGGCTGGCGTTCATCCTTGACGCATCGGACTCGATGAACATCGGCCTTGACGGCGGCCCCACCCGGTTCGCGTGGGCCAAGGAGGCCTTGACGTTGGTTCTAGACGACCTCTCGGACGAGACGTCGTTTGCGGTCGCGGTGTTCGGCCACCGGATACCGAAGACGCAGGAGCCAGCAACGTGCCGTGACATCGAACTCATCGCGTCCTTGGGAACCTACGGCGCAGTGGATCGCGCCGTACTCAAGGCCACGATCGCCAACCTGGTTGCGATGGGGAAGACCCCGCTCGCCGAGTCGCTCCGATTCATTGCAGGAAGAGTCCCCGCACCGGCGCGCATTGTTCTGCTTACCGACGGAGGGGAGACGTGCGGGGGAGACCCGGTCGCGGAGGCGCGGCGCCTGTGCGCGTTGGGGTACACGGTAGATGTGGTTGGCTTGGCCCTCACCCCCGCTGATGAGCAGGCACTCCGCGCGATCGCTGCAGCGGGGTGTGGCCAGTTTATCGTCGTAGCAGAACCGAAAGATCTTGTTCCGTTGTTCCGTGAATTTGTGATCCCGACGCCTCCGATTCCGGCGCCAACGATTCCGCACTGCCTCGCCACGTACAAGGTTGACCCCGCCATCGTCGCCCTGCTCCTGAAGCATCTTCCCTATGCACCATGCACGGACCCGATGTGGCACGTGATCCTGTGCTTCCTCGAGCAGAACCCACCCGCCAAGATCATCGTCGGAACTGAAGGTGATGACGTCCTGTTCGGAACGCCGGGCAACGACCTGATCCTCGGCCTGGGTGGCGACGATCAGATCTTCGGGTTCGCCGGGAACGATCTCCTCATCGGCGGCCCGGGGAACGACCTCATCCAGGGAGGCGATGGCGACGACCTCATTCTGGGTGGACCAGGCAATGACCTCCTGTTCGGCGGTGCCGGCGACGACATGATCTACGGTGAGGATGGCGACGACCGGATCGAGGGCGAGGCCGGGAACGACAAGCTGTTCGGCGGTCCGGGCAACGACATCATCCTCGGCGGTCCTGGCTGCAACGTGATCGACGGTGGCCCCGGGAAGAACTTCATCTACGATGAGGGAACGTGCGCCCCGCGGCCACTGGCTCCCGACTGCACGCCAGTCTGCGCGCCGCCTGTTCCCGCGACACCGAAGCCGACCATCTCCCCCACCTGCCAGGTCGCCCCGGAGATCAAGACGGTCGTCGAAGGAGGAAGCATTGTCCTGCGCGCAATCGTTCACGATCCCGACGGGGACCCGGTCCGGGTAACGTGGTCGGCTCCCAAGGGCCATTTCTCCGATCCACACGCGTTCGAGCCCACGTACTACGCGCCGTGGGTCAAGTCGTGCGATGGCGAACGGATCGAGATCACCCTCACAGCGGTCGACGCTTGCGGCGCGCAGGCAGTGGATAAGCTCGTTCTCCACGTGCTCAACGTGAACCATCCGCCAGTGGTGGACGCCGGGCCGGATCTCGCGGTGGACGAGGGCGGCAAGATCAGGCTCCTTGCCTCGGCCTGTGACCCTGACGACGATGCGTTGTCCTTCCTCTGGACGATTGGTTGTGGCCGCGGATCGCTCGACAACCCGCGGGCCCTTCAGCCGATCTACACAGCCCCGCTCACCTCGCGGTGTGAGGGAGAGACGGTCGAGCTCACCCTCACCGTGACCGACGCCTGCGGTGCGGTGGCCCAGGACACGGTGCGGATCCACGTGCGAAACCTGAACAAGCCGCCGTGGGCTGATGCCGGGCCCGACCTCCAGGTACCCGAGAAGGCGCAGATCATGATCCTCGGCCAGGCCGGGGACCCCGACGGCGAGAAGCTCACCGTCACCTGGTGGGCGAGCGCGGGGACCCTTCTCAACGCCGACACCCTGTGCCCGATCTTCGTCGCTCCCGAGGTCGAGGGCTGTGACCACATGCTGGTTACGGTCACCCTGTGCGTCATGGATCCGTGCGGCGCTGTCGCCCAGGACTCGCTTGTGATCAAGGTCCTCAACGTGAACCGGCCGCCGCAGGTCAAGGCAGATCCGTAG
- a CDS encoding Rossmann fold nucleotide-binding protein Smf (possibly involved in DNA uptake) translates to MDRTLAWVGLNLLPSLTPRRRDLLVRRCGGPVEGWQCLEGPLPDDLQEAIGAKVLSEYRSADPERELDPARRRGARVITVDDADYPPPLRAIPAAPPVLYVLGSWEPADVRAVAVVGTRRCTSYGRLVARKLGAELAARGVTVVSGLAPGIDAAAHDGALTAGRTVAVLGTGLGNPYPAGSEGRIEGIASRGAVISEFPWTTRGSQWTFPRRNRIIAGLSQLVVVVEAPERSGALITVDYALAQGKDVLAVPGPITSEASMGSNRLIQDGARPVLCAGDILSELGMPSLPLASPPALKPEAQRVYDLLSHEPLDPSEMVAQTGLSHATVARILLDLVLSGHVHELPGRKYVRA, encoded by the coding sequence ATGGACCGCACGCTGGCCTGGGTGGGCCTGAACCTGCTCCCGTCCCTCACCCCGCGCCGCCGGGACCTCCTGGTGCGGAGGTGCGGAGGCCCGGTGGAGGGATGGCAGTGCCTGGAGGGACCCCTCCCCGACGATCTCCAGGAGGCGATCGGCGCCAAGGTTCTCTCCGAGTACAGGAGTGCCGATCCGGAACGGGAGCTGGACCCGGCACGCCGCCGTGGGGCGCGGGTGATCACGGTGGACGACGCCGACTATCCCCCACCCCTGCGCGCCATCCCTGCAGCCCCACCAGTTCTCTACGTGCTCGGGAGCTGGGAGCCCGCCGATGTCCGGGCGGTGGCGGTCGTCGGCACCCGCCGATGCACGAGCTACGGGCGGCTCGTGGCGCGGAAGCTGGGGGCAGAGCTGGCCGCTCGCGGTGTCACCGTTGTGTCGGGACTCGCCCCGGGGATCGATGCCGCAGCCCACGATGGAGCGTTGACCGCTGGACGCACGGTGGCTGTCCTCGGGACCGGCTTGGGGAACCCGTACCCAGCAGGGAGCGAAGGGCGGATCGAGGGGATCGCTTCCCGCGGGGCCGTCATATCCGAGTTCCCCTGGACCACACGCGGATCGCAGTGGACGTTCCCCCGTCGAAACCGCATCATCGCTGGCCTGTCCCAACTCGTGGTCGTGGTAGAGGCGCCAGAGCGATCAGGCGCTCTCATCACGGTGGACTACGCCCTCGCTCAGGGCAAGGACGTCCTCGCCGTACCAGGCCCCATCACGTCCGAGGCCTCGATGGGCTCGAACCGGCTGATCCAAGATGGGGCTAGACCCGTTCTCTGCGCTGGGGACATCTTGTCCGAGCTGGGGATGCCATCGTTGCCCCTTGCCTCCCCGCCGGCCCTCAAGCCCGAGGCCCAACGGGTGTACGACCTCCTGTCCCACGAGCCCCTCGACCCATCCGAGATGGTTGCCCAAACAGGCCTGTCACACGCAACGGTCGCCCGGATCTTGCTCGACCTCGTCCTGTCCGGGCACGTCCACGAGCTGCCAGGCCGCAAGTACGTTCGGGCGTGA
- a CDS encoding Uracil-DNA glycosylase, family 5, protein MDDRELALAHLDKRVVDCRRCPRLVSHREEVARVKRPAYRTETYWSRPVPGFGDPGARLLIVGLAPAAHGANRTGRMFTGDGPRGAGDFLVSALHRAGLANQPTSSCRDDGLRLRGVYLTAVVRCAPPRNRPSGQEIRSCLPYLVHELAVLSDVRTVLALGKIAFDGCVGVLRSLGGTIAAPRFAHAARHEPGTAFPALVASYHPSRQNTQTGRLTPRMFDWALDQALI, encoded by the coding sequence GTGGACGATCGGGAACTAGCTCTCGCTCATCTCGACAAACGGGTGGTCGACTGTCGGCGTTGTCCTCGGCTTGTCTCCCACCGGGAAGAGGTCGCTCGGGTCAAGCGCCCCGCCTACCGTACGGAGACCTACTGGAGCCGTCCGGTTCCCGGGTTCGGCGATCCGGGGGCACGTCTGCTCATCGTGGGTCTAGCCCCCGCTGCCCACGGTGCGAACCGTACGGGGCGAATGTTCACCGGCGATGGGCCGCGGGGCGCGGGCGACTTTCTGGTGAGCGCCCTCCATCGGGCGGGGCTTGCCAACCAGCCGACGTCGAGCTGCAGGGACGATGGCCTGAGACTGCGCGGCGTGTACCTGACCGCGGTTGTCCGCTGCGCCCCACCGAGGAACCGGCCCTCAGGTCAGGAGATCCGGAGCTGTCTGCCGTACCTGGTTCATGAGCTGGCCGTTCTGTCAGACGTTCGAACCGTGCTCGCCCTCGGGAAGATCGCGTTCGACGGGTGTGTTGGGGTCCTGCGGTCGCTCGGTGGAACGATCGCTGCGCCCAGGTTCGCTCACGCTGCACGCCACGAACCGGGCACCGCGTTTCCCGCGCTCGTCGCCTCCTACCACCCCTCGCGACAGAACACCCAGACCGGCCGCCTCACCCCCCGGATGTTCGATTGGGCGCTCGATCAAGCTCTGATCTAG